A single window of Bacteroidales bacterium DNA harbors:
- a CDS encoding methyltransferase domain-containing protein, giving the protein MFKLSPEYWDKTYETNQTGWDIGYVSTPLKEYFDQLSDKSTRILIPGAGNAYEAEYLWKQGFENVFVLDFSRAAIHSFLSRFPDFPKSNILDEDFFKHKGKYDLIIEQTFFTSIFPSQRKEYVQKTADLLKSGGKLVGLVFNHPFNFEGPPYSGTPEEYRQLFTPYYHLNIFETAYNSIKPRRNRELFFILEKIS; this is encoded by the coding sequence ATGTTTAAACTCTCACCTGAATATTGGGATAAGACTTACGAGACTAATCAAACGGGCTGGGATATTGGATATGTTTCTACACCATTAAAGGAGTATTTTGATCAGTTAAGCGATAAATCTACGCGCATTTTGATTCCCGGAGCAGGTAATGCTTATGAAGCAGAATATCTTTGGAAGCAAGGCTTTGAAAATGTATTTGTACTCGACTTTTCCAGAGCAGCAATACATAGTTTTTTGTCTCGCTTTCCGGATTTTCCAAAATCAAATATTTTGGATGAGGATTTTTTTAAGCATAAAGGAAAATATGACTTGATTATTGAACAGACTTTTTTTACTTCGATATTTCCATCTCAACGAAAAGAATACGTACAAAAAACCGCCGATTTATTAAAGTCGGGAGGAAAATTAGTGGGTTTAGTTTTTAATCATCCGTTTAATTTTGAAGGACCACCATATAGCGGAACGCCCGAAGAATATCGGCAGCTTTTCACCCCTTATTATCATTTAAACATTTTTGAAACGGCTTATAACTCTATCAAACCTCGCAGAAACAGAGAGTTATTTTTTATATTAGAAAAAATTTCTTAG
- the ispG gene encoding (E)-4-hydroxy-3-methylbut-2-enyl-diphosphate synthase encodes MHSENKYTTDYFSYKRLKTREVRVGSIILGAANPIVIQSMCNTNTLDTKATVKQCTRIIEAGGELIRLTVQGISEAENLKNIKSELITKGYNTPLAADIHFNPKVAEVAAQYVEKVRINPGNYAEKNAKEDYSEDEYQQALINTAEKLKPLITICKKHKTAIRIGVNHGSLSNRIMSKYGNTAEGMVESAMEFVKFFEDAEFYDLIISLKSSHVLTMVYANRLLAARMQENKHVYPIHLGVTEAGNGLEGRQKSIAGMATLLNDGIGDTIRVSLTEAPENEIPVALALRESFKIQLAHSGFESQKPWFNPFTFRKRVSSSIGIIGGNNSPLVISTAAQRNSCKVKKPMQEIDTPPPDILYLGSDKPIFLPSDKTYIQDFAAWENEHTNCYPLLSGKELLENSFADNQDVYVKLSLDDLSSIKYLSAIKNQSNAIIVLTAETENPITEWRKAFYYLQKEQMKNPVVLHRLFNLDQNEAFLLESTKVYSALLLDGFGDGIWLQDKGNIHIETLKQVSFGILQSCRLRLTHTDYIACPSCGRTLFNIEDRLEEIREKTKHLKHLKIAIMGCIVNGLGEMADADYGYVGSGKAKVNLYKAKTLMRKNIPEKEASNALVSLIKSEGDWVDI; translated from the coding sequence ATGCATTCTGAAAATAAATATACAACTGATTATTTTTCTTATAAACGTTTAAAAACACGAGAAGTAAGGGTAGGGAGTATTATTTTAGGAGCTGCAAATCCTATTGTTATTCAGTCTATGTGTAACACTAACACATTGGATACCAAAGCAACAGTTAAGCAATGCACGCGAATTATTGAGGCAGGAGGAGAACTAATTCGTTTAACGGTACAGGGAATTTCTGAAGCAGAAAATCTTAAAAATATTAAGTCTGAACTTATAACAAAAGGCTATAATACACCTTTGGCTGCCGATATTCATTTTAATCCTAAAGTGGCTGAAGTAGCTGCTCAATATGTTGAAAAAGTTAGAATTAATCCCGGCAATTATGCGGAGAAAAACGCAAAAGAAGATTATTCTGAAGATGAATATCAGCAAGCGCTAATTAACACTGCTGAAAAATTAAAGCCTTTAATTACGATTTGTAAAAAGCATAAAACAGCCATTCGCATTGGTGTAAATCACGGTTCTTTATCCAACCGGATTATGAGCAAATATGGAAATACGGCTGAAGGAATGGTGGAATCGGCAATGGAATTTGTGAAATTTTTTGAGGATGCTGAATTTTACGATTTGATTATTTCGCTTAAATCGAGTCATGTTTTAACCATGGTTTATGCCAACCGTTTATTGGCTGCCCGAATGCAAGAAAATAAGCACGTTTATCCCATACATTTAGGAGTAACCGAAGCGGGGAATGGTTTGGAAGGTCGACAAAAATCTATAGCAGGTATGGCGACTTTGTTGAATGATGGGATAGGAGATACTATTCGAGTTTCCTTAACGGAAGCTCCAGAAAATGAAATTCCTGTTGCTCTCGCTTTACGAGAATCGTTTAAAATACAATTAGCACATTCTGGTTTTGAATCACAAAAACCTTGGTTTAATCCTTTTACTTTTCGCAAAAGAGTTTCTTCTTCCATCGGCATTATTGGCGGGAATAATTCTCCTTTAGTTATCTCTACAGCCGCCCAGCGAAACAGTTGTAAAGTGAAAAAACCTATGCAAGAAATTGATACGCCTCCGCCAGATATTTTATATCTCGGAAGTGATAAACCCATTTTCTTGCCTTCGGATAAGACATATATTCAGGATTTTGCTGCTTGGGAAAACGAACATACAAATTGTTATCCTCTGTTGAGTGGAAAAGAGCTTTTGGAAAACTCCTTTGCGGATAATCAAGATGTTTATGTTAAGCTTTCGCTTGATGATTTAAGCTCAATAAAATATTTAAGTGCTATTAAAAATCAATCAAATGCAATTATAGTACTCACTGCGGAAACGGAAAATCCAATTACCGAATGGAGAAAAGCATTTTATTATTTGCAAAAAGAGCAAATGAAAAATCCTGTTGTTTTGCATCGATTGTTTAATCTAGATCAAAACGAAGCCTTTTTGTTGGAAAGCACAAAAGTGTATTCAGCTCTTTTACTCGATGGTTTTGGTGATGGAATTTGGTTGCAAGACAAAGGAAATATTCATATTGAAACACTTAAACAAGTTTCTTTTGGAATATTGCAAAGTTGTAGACTTCGCTTAACACATACCGATTATATTGCTTGTCCATCCTGCGGTAGAACGCTATTTAATATTGAAGATAGGCTGGAAGAAATTCGCGAAAAAACAAAGCATTTAAAGCATCTTAAAATTGCTATTATGGGCTGTATTGTAAATGGTTTGGGCGAAATGGCAGATGCTGATTACGGTTATGTTGGAAGTGGAAAAGCGAAGGTAAATCTGTATAAAGCTAAAACCCTAATGCGTAAAAATATTCCTGAAAAAGAAGCTTCAAACGCTTTAGTATCTTTAATAAAATCCGAGGGCGATTGGGTTGATATTTAA
- a CDS encoding YceI family protein → MKNKFLLIILISFLAVTAQAQKQITKTGTVEIFSETPLFTIDGINKKVASILNTETGDIVASTLVRSFKFEEALVEEHFNENYIESHKFTKSVFKGKIINFDVANFSIDGSYDVLFQGKFTIHGETRDIEEKGIITVKDGLISAESEFHISLENYKVKVEKSYKKAIKDEILLKIKFDYKPYNK, encoded by the coding sequence ATGAAAAATAAATTCCTTTTAATAATCTTGATTAGTTTCTTAGCCGTAACTGCTCAGGCACAAAAACAGATAACCAAGACGGGCACTGTTGAGATTTTTTCTGAAACCCCTTTGTTTACCATTGATGGGATAAACAAAAAGGTAGCCAGTATATTAAATACGGAAACAGGTGATATTGTAGCCTCAACTTTGGTGCGTTCATTCAAGTTTGAAGAAGCCCTAGTAGAAGAACATTTTAACGAAAATTATATCGAATCTCATAAGTTTACAAAATCGGTATTCAAAGGAAAAATAATCAATTTCGATGTTGCTAACTTTTCCATTGATGGTTCTTATGATGTCCTATTTCAAGGAAAATTTACCATCCACGGAGAAACAAGAGATATTGAAGAAAAAGGGATAATCACAGTAAAAGATGGTCTTATATCTGCGGAATCAGAATTCCATATTTCACTTGAAAATTATAAAGTAAAAGTAGAAAAGTCGTATAAGAAAGCCATTAAAGATGAAATTCTGCTAAAGATAAAATTCGACTATAAACCTTATAATAAGTAA
- a CDS encoding sigma-54-dependent Fis family transcriptional regulator, which translates to MKIYVVDDERIIRVSLADELKDAGYEVFEFAHAGSALKQMKTITPDIVITDLKMPDINGIEFLERIKKINPAIFVVLMTAYSTVSTAVEAMKLGAYDYVEKPFDNEKILLIIERIIELKQVKDENKELKIKLKQNYNFSSYVGESARVNEIFNLVKIVAQKSTSVLLVGETGTGKELLTNIIHYNSSRSKKPLIKVSCAILNREIFESELFGHEKGAFTGAISEKIGRFEMASGGTLYLDDIDDIPLDMQVKLLRALEEREIERVGGSKIIKVDIRLIASTKKDLRKMVDEGKFREDLFYRLNVFPIQLPSLREKPEDIVRLTKHFVSIYSEDGEKQIDSEVFDILKKYPFPGNVRELKNLSERLTLLSADNKIDTEIIPYEIKFPDFKRSCFTFDNKTLNEILEEVEKNAVITALDKSHGNKAKAAELLGLPASTLKSKVIKFKL; encoded by the coding sequence ATGAAAATATATGTTGTAGATGATGAACGCATAATTCGGGTTTCTCTTGCCGACGAATTAAAAGATGCCGGTTATGAGGTTTTTGAATTTGCTCATGCCGGTTCTGCATTGAAACAAATGAAAACCATCACCCCTGATATTGTAATCACCGATCTAAAAATGCCAGACATTAATGGCATTGAATTCTTAGAGAGAATAAAAAAAATAAATCCGGCTATTTTTGTTGTTCTAATGACAGCATATTCTACTGTTTCCACAGCAGTAGAAGCTATGAAATTAGGCGCCTATGATTATGTCGAAAAACCTTTCGATAACGAAAAAATACTTCTTATTATCGAGCGTATTATCGAACTTAAACAAGTTAAGGATGAGAATAAAGAACTAAAAATAAAATTAAAACAGAATTACAATTTTTCGTCTTATGTAGGCGAAAGTGCTAGGGTAAATGAAATTTTCAACTTGGTAAAAATCGTTGCGCAAAAATCAACTTCTGTTTTGCTTGTAGGTGAAACAGGAACGGGGAAAGAGTTGTTAACTAACATCATTCATTATAACAGTAGTCGAAGTAAAAAACCATTGATTAAGGTTAGTTGTGCAATATTGAATCGTGAAATATTTGAATCCGAACTTTTTGGACATGAAAAAGGAGCTTTTACTGGAGCCATCTCAGAAAAAATAGGACGGTTTGAAATGGCCTCTGGTGGCACTCTTTATTTGGATGACATTGATGATATTCCGCTCGACATGCAGGTAAAGTTATTAAGAGCACTTGAAGAGAGAGAAATAGAAAGAGTTGGCGGAAGTAAAATAATTAAGGTTGACATTCGTCTTATTGCTTCCACCAAAAAAGATTTGAGAAAAATGGTAGACGAGGGAAAGTTTAGAGAAGATCTCTTCTATCGTCTAAATGTATTTCCAATTCAGTTGCCTTCTTTAAGAGAAAAACCTGAAGATATTGTTCGTTTAACCAAGCATTTTGTTTCGATTTATTCTGAGGATGGCGAAAAGCAAATTGACAGTGAGGTATTTGATATTTTAAAAAAATATCCGTTTCCTGGAAATGTTAGAGAATTAAAAAACCTTTCGGAACGACTAACACTGTTGAGTGCTGATAACAAGATAGATACAGAAATCATTCCTTACGAAATAAAATTTCCCGATTTTAAACGAAGCTGCTTTACTTTCGATAATAAAACGCTAAATGAAATCCTTGAAGAGGTTGAGAAAAATGCAGTCATTACCGCTTTGGATAAATCACATGGTAACAAAGCAAAGGCTGCAGAACTATTAGGACTTCCAGCATCTACTCTAAAATCAAAGGTTATAAAATTCAAGCTGTAA
- the phnD gene encoding phosphate/phosphite/phosphonate ABC transporter substrate-binding protein — protein sequence MKRIATLFFLFLTFACTNTNNKNAQVNFADTSNQKSSVNTSETDAVYIAIASMTSPKETYSYYNDLINYISKKSGHPIFIKQKKSYEEVNLLLENAEVDFAFICSGAFVEEYSSGKIRLLVAPQIDQKTSYQAYIITQKDSEINTFKDFENKQFAFTDPLSNTGRLYPFKELVQLSVEEENFFQKTIYTYGHDISIQMVNRGIVDGASVHGLIYDYIAMHHPERIENIKIIEKSEFFGIPPVVVPSSLSEKCFKKYQDIFLNLHTDSIGKSLLDKLNIDKFVRVDDSIYTSVFQLKELINNAASK from the coding sequence ATGAAACGAATTGCAACACTATTCTTTTTGTTTTTAACCTTTGCTTGCACAAACACGAATAATAAAAATGCTCAGGTTAATTTTGCCGATACTTCGAATCAGAAATCAAGCGTAAATACTAGCGAAACGGACGCCGTGTATATTGCTATTGCGTCTATGACTTCGCCCAAAGAAACCTACAGTTATTATAATGATTTGATAAATTATATCTCAAAAAAATCGGGTCACCCCATTTTTATTAAGCAAAAAAAATCTTACGAAGAAGTTAATCTGCTCTTAGAAAATGCAGAGGTAGATTTTGCATTTATATGTTCGGGAGCTTTTGTTGAGGAATATTCGAGCGGAAAAATAAGATTATTGGTAGCTCCACAAATCGATCAAAAGACCTCATACCAAGCTTACATTATTACTCAAAAAGACTCAGAAATCAACACTTTTAAAGATTTTGAAAACAAACAATTTGCTTTTACAGACCCGCTTTCAAATACGGGAAGATTATATCCGTTTAAAGAGTTAGTACAACTTTCCGTTGAGGAAGAAAATTTCTTTCAAAAGACAATTTATACGTATGGGCATGACATTTCTATCCAGATGGTAAACAGGGGTATTGTTGATGGCGCTTCGGTACACGGCCTTATCTATGATTATATTGCAATGCATCATCCAGAACGAATTGAAAATATCAAAATTATTGAAAAGTCAGAATTTTTTGGCATACCACCCGTGGTGGTTCCTTCGTCGCTGTCGGAAAAATGCTTTAAAAAGTATCAAGACATTTTCTTAAACCTACATACTGATAGTATAGGAAAAAGCTTGCTCGATAAACTCAATATCGACAAATTTGTTCGAGTAGATGATTCAATATATACTAGTGTTTTTCAATTAAAAGAATTGATTAATAATGCAGCTTCAAAATAA